A DNA window from Hordeum vulgare subsp. vulgare chromosome 1H, MorexV3_pseudomolecules_assembly, whole genome shotgun sequence contains the following coding sequences:
- the LOC123449049 gene encoding probable galacturonosyltransferase 4 isoform X2, whose translation MARTGRSVLLLLLLLIPTALSLLLLYERRLAVALNPIQRKDFPAGIASQETASSLKEPVGAVLLDLEEPLKFAKHSIEPTDQELLPGKKANRVLSEITSGDGAVLKGGELIDQVTGRKAQDGGLATGSMDQQEKHTESQQQSSSEGRSLEGGKNPQKENTDGRSRNMPLSDTRVRDIRDQLIKAKVYLGLGAIRANPQYLRDLRQRIREVQKVLGDASKDSDLPKNANEKVKALEQTLVKGKQTQDDCSVAVKKLRAMLHSAEEQLHAQKKQTVFLTQLAAKTLPKGLHCLPLRLANEYFSLDPSQQQFPNHEKLDDPKLYHYALFSDNILATAVVVNSTVLNAKHPSHHVFHIVTDRLNYAPMRMWFLSNPPGKATIEVQNIDEFTWLNDSSSLVLKQLGSQSMIDYYFRAQRANSDSDLKYRNPKYLSMLNHLRFYLPEIYPKLDKMVFLDGDVVVRKDITGLWSIDMKGKVNGAVETCGESFHRFGRYLNFSSPVIAKNFDPDACGWAFGMNVFDLAEWRRQNITELYHFWQKLNEDGLLWKLGTLPPGLVTFWNKTFPLDRSWHVLGLGYNPHVSSRDLERAAVIHYNGNLKPWLEIGLPKFRSYWSKYLDYDQPFLRECNINP comes from the exons ATGGCGAGGACGGGGCGGTCCgtgctgctgctcctcctcctcctgatccCCACGGCGCTCTCCCTGCTACTGCTCTACGAGCGCCGCCTCGCCGTCGCGCTTAACCCCATCC AGAGGAAGGATTTTCCGGCCGGGATTGCGAGTCAG GAAACTGCGAGTTCTTTGAAGGAACCTGTCGGTGCCGTATTATTGGATTTGGAGGAACCGCTCAAGTTTGCCAAACATTCGATTGAGCCCACGGACCAAG AATTGCTACCCGGGAAGAAGGCTAACAGGGTACTTTCTGAGATCACTTCTGGTGATGGTGCCGTATTGAAGGGTGGAGAACTGATCGACCAAGTGACAGGGCGGAAGGCACAGGATGGTGGTTTGGCGACGGGCTCAATGGATCAGCAGGAGAAGCACACAGAATCCCAGCAGCAGTCTTCTTCTGAG GGAAGATCCTTGGAGGGAGGAAAGAACCCTCAAAAAGAAAACACAGATGGTAGGAGTAGAAATATGCCTTTGTCTGATACCAGGGTCCGGGATATCAGGGATCAGTTAATCAAGGCAAAGGTCTACCTTGGTCTTGGAGCCATTCGAGCAAATCCTCAATACCTCAGGGATTTGCGACAGCGGATACGGGAAGTTCAAAAGGTGCTTGGTGATGCATCCAAGGACTCTGATCTACCAAAGAA TGCCAATGAGAAGGTGAAAGCACTTGAGCAGACATTGGTCAAGGGCAAACAGACACAGGATGATTGCTctgttgctgtcaaaaagctccgGGCTATGCTTCACTCAGCAGAGGAGCAGCTGCATGCACAAAAGAAGCAAACTGTTTTTCTAACACAACTTGCAGCCAAAACCCTTCCCAAAGGTCTTCACTGCCTCCCCTTGAGGCTAGCTAATGAATACTTTTCATTGGATCCTAGTCAGCAGCAATTCCCAAACCATGAGAAACTTGATGATCCCAAACTGTATCACTATGCCTTATTCTCAGATAATATATTGGCAACAGCAGTTGTTGTTAATTCGACAGTGTTAAATGCCAAG CATCCTTCCCATCATGTTTTCCACATAGTAACTGACAGACTAAATTACGCTCCAATGAGAATGTGGTTCCTCTCTAATCCTCCTGGAAAAGCAACAATTGAAGTACAAAATATTGATGAGTTCACATGGTTAAATGACAGCTCCAGCCTGGTGCTGAAACAATTGGGATCTCAATCTATGATCGATTATTACTTTAGGGCACAACGTGCAAATTCAGATTCAGATTTGAAGTACAGAAACCCAAAGTATCTTTCAATGCTTAATCATCTGAGAttctacttgcctgagatttatcCAAAGCTCGACAAGATGGTCTTTCTTGATGGCGATGTAGTAGTAAGAAAGGACATAACTGGCCTCTGGTCAATCGATATGAAGGGGAAGGTTAATGGTGCTGTAGAGACTTGTGGAGAGAGCTTCCATCGCTTTGGCCGTTACTTGAATTTCTCAAGTCCTGTTATTGCAAAGAATTTTGACCCCGATGCATGTGGCTGGGCTTTTGGAATGAACGTGTTTGATCTGGCTGAATGGAGGCGGCAGAACATAACTGAACTCTACCACTTTTGGCAGAAGCTT AACGAGGACGGACTGCTATGGAAACTTGGCACTCTCCCTCCAGGTCTGGTTACATTCTGGAACAAGACATTCCCCCTCGATCGATCATGGCATGTTCTCGGTCTAGGTTACAACCCACATGTAAGCAGTAGAGACCTGGAGCGTGCCGCAGTCATACATTACAATGGCAACCTGAAGCCCTGGCttgagattggcctccccaagttcCGAAGCTACTGGTCAAAGTACCTTGACTATGATCAGCCTTTTCTGCGGGAATGCAACATCAATCCGTGA
- the LOC123449049 gene encoding probable galacturonosyltransferase 4 isoform X1: MARTGRSVLLLLLLLIPTALSLLLLYERRLAVALNPIQRKDFPAGIASQGRSVEDSKLTAFPLETASSLKEPVGAVLLDLEEPLKFAKHSIEPTDQELLPGKKANRVLSEITSGDGAVLKGGELIDQVTGRKAQDGGLATGSMDQQEKHTESQQQSSSEGRSLEGGKNPQKENTDGRSRNMPLSDTRVRDIRDQLIKAKVYLGLGAIRANPQYLRDLRQRIREVQKVLGDASKDSDLPKNANEKVKALEQTLVKGKQTQDDCSVAVKKLRAMLHSAEEQLHAQKKQTVFLTQLAAKTLPKGLHCLPLRLANEYFSLDPSQQQFPNHEKLDDPKLYHYALFSDNILATAVVVNSTVLNAKHPSHHVFHIVTDRLNYAPMRMWFLSNPPGKATIEVQNIDEFTWLNDSSSLVLKQLGSQSMIDYYFRAQRANSDSDLKYRNPKYLSMLNHLRFYLPEIYPKLDKMVFLDGDVVVRKDITGLWSIDMKGKVNGAVETCGESFHRFGRYLNFSSPVIAKNFDPDACGWAFGMNVFDLAEWRRQNITELYHFWQKLNEDGLLWKLGTLPPGLVTFWNKTFPLDRSWHVLGLGYNPHVSSRDLERAAVIHYNGNLKPWLEIGLPKFRSYWSKYLDYDQPFLRECNINP; the protein is encoded by the exons ATGGCGAGGACGGGGCGGTCCgtgctgctgctcctcctcctcctgatccCCACGGCGCTCTCCCTGCTACTGCTCTACGAGCGCCGCCTCGCCGTCGCGCTTAACCCCATCC AGAGGAAGGATTTTCCGGCCGGGATTGCGAGTCAG GGCCGTAGCGTCGAGGATAGCAAGCTAACTGCGTTTCCTCTG GAAACTGCGAGTTCTTTGAAGGAACCTGTCGGTGCCGTATTATTGGATTTGGAGGAACCGCTCAAGTTTGCCAAACATTCGATTGAGCCCACGGACCAAG AATTGCTACCCGGGAAGAAGGCTAACAGGGTACTTTCTGAGATCACTTCTGGTGATGGTGCCGTATTGAAGGGTGGAGAACTGATCGACCAAGTGACAGGGCGGAAGGCACAGGATGGTGGTTTGGCGACGGGCTCAATGGATCAGCAGGAGAAGCACACAGAATCCCAGCAGCAGTCTTCTTCTGAG GGAAGATCCTTGGAGGGAGGAAAGAACCCTCAAAAAGAAAACACAGATGGTAGGAGTAGAAATATGCCTTTGTCTGATACCAGGGTCCGGGATATCAGGGATCAGTTAATCAAGGCAAAGGTCTACCTTGGTCTTGGAGCCATTCGAGCAAATCCTCAATACCTCAGGGATTTGCGACAGCGGATACGGGAAGTTCAAAAGGTGCTTGGTGATGCATCCAAGGACTCTGATCTACCAAAGAA TGCCAATGAGAAGGTGAAAGCACTTGAGCAGACATTGGTCAAGGGCAAACAGACACAGGATGATTGCTctgttgctgtcaaaaagctccgGGCTATGCTTCACTCAGCAGAGGAGCAGCTGCATGCACAAAAGAAGCAAACTGTTTTTCTAACACAACTTGCAGCCAAAACCCTTCCCAAAGGTCTTCACTGCCTCCCCTTGAGGCTAGCTAATGAATACTTTTCATTGGATCCTAGTCAGCAGCAATTCCCAAACCATGAGAAACTTGATGATCCCAAACTGTATCACTATGCCTTATTCTCAGATAATATATTGGCAACAGCAGTTGTTGTTAATTCGACAGTGTTAAATGCCAAG CATCCTTCCCATCATGTTTTCCACATAGTAACTGACAGACTAAATTACGCTCCAATGAGAATGTGGTTCCTCTCTAATCCTCCTGGAAAAGCAACAATTGAAGTACAAAATATTGATGAGTTCACATGGTTAAATGACAGCTCCAGCCTGGTGCTGAAACAATTGGGATCTCAATCTATGATCGATTATTACTTTAGGGCACAACGTGCAAATTCAGATTCAGATTTGAAGTACAGAAACCCAAAGTATCTTTCAATGCTTAATCATCTGAGAttctacttgcctgagatttatcCAAAGCTCGACAAGATGGTCTTTCTTGATGGCGATGTAGTAGTAAGAAAGGACATAACTGGCCTCTGGTCAATCGATATGAAGGGGAAGGTTAATGGTGCTGTAGAGACTTGTGGAGAGAGCTTCCATCGCTTTGGCCGTTACTTGAATTTCTCAAGTCCTGTTATTGCAAAGAATTTTGACCCCGATGCATGTGGCTGGGCTTTTGGAATGAACGTGTTTGATCTGGCTGAATGGAGGCGGCAGAACATAACTGAACTCTACCACTTTTGGCAGAAGCTT AACGAGGACGGACTGCTATGGAAACTTGGCACTCTCCCTCCAGGTCTGGTTACATTCTGGAACAAGACATTCCCCCTCGATCGATCATGGCATGTTCTCGGTCTAGGTTACAACCCACATGTAAGCAGTAGAGACCTGGAGCGTGCCGCAGTCATACATTACAATGGCAACCTGAAGCCCTGGCttgagattggcctccccaagttcCGAAGCTACTGGTCAAAGTACCTTGACTATGATCAGCCTTTTCTGCGGGAATGCAACATCAATCCGTGA